Proteins from a single region of Eretmochelys imbricata isolate rEreImb1 chromosome 20, rEreImb1.hap1, whole genome shotgun sequence:
- the TAMALIN gene encoding protein TAMALIN, producing MTLRRLQRLQPKEEDAAGAAALDPGPAGGGPFPALGGCRAAEMYRALAASGGTLPRARKGSGFRWKPLSQSPEQHRKVITLEKEAEETFGFEIQTYGLHHQDQNSVEMFTFVCRVHEGSPAQLAGLIPGDTVTVVNGLNVEGVRHREIVEIIKASGNVLRLETLYGTSIRRAELEARLQYLKQSLYEKWGEYRSLMVQEQRLVRGIVVKDPSIYDTLESVRSGLHGAGLASGSVSLGKMLSDAGSTSSCVSTTAEESEDSVYQTCFFDSADSLDGHPGRDGGNAPPALSQRRPALTRSASVKCSSNGAVGRFWERPGDQKNCVVTPRKSKHTSFRKRLLKFIPGLNRSLEEEESHL from the exons ATGACCCTGCGGCGCCTGCAGCGGCTGCAGCCCAAGGAGGAGGACGCGGcgggggcagctgccctggaccCGGGCCCCGCGGGGGGCGGCCCCTTCCCGGCGCTGGGCGGCTGCCGGGCGGCCGAGATGTACCGGGCGCTGGCGGCCTCCGGGGGCACCTTGCCCCGGGCCCGTAAG GGCTCTGGATTCCGATGGAAACCGCTGAGCCAGTCCCCGGAGCAGCACCG GAAGGTGATCAcgctggagaaggaggcagaggAGACATTTGGGTTTGAGATCCAG ACCTATGGACTCCACCACCAAGACCAGAACAGCGTGGAAATGTTCACCTTTGTCTGCCGGGTCCACGAGGGGAGCCCAGCCCAGTTAGCAGGGCTCATACCCG GAGACACAGTCACCGTGGTGAACGGGCTGAACGTGGAGGGCGTCCGACACCGCGAGATTGTGGAAATCATCAAGGCCTCTGGGAACGTGCTCAG GCTGGAGACGCTGTATGGGACGTCCATCCGGAGAGCGGAGCTGGAGGCTCGGCTGCAATACCTAAAG CAAAGCCTGTATGAGAAGTGGGGGGAGTACCGCTCGCTGATGGTCCAGGAGCAGAGGCTGGTGCGTG GGATCGTGGTGAAAGACCCCAGTATCTACGACACGCTGGAATCCGTCCGCTCCGGCCTGCACGGCGCTGGGCTCGCCAGCGGCTCCGTCTCCTTGGGGAAGATGCTGTCGGACGCGGGCAGCACGTCCAGCTGCGTCAGCACCACCGCCGAGGAGAGCGAGGACTCTGTCTACCAGACCTGCTTCTTCGACTCGGCCGATTCCCTGGACGGGCACCCTGGGCGGGACGGGGGCaacgcccccccagccctctcccagcgCCGGCCCGCCCTGACCCGCAGCGCCAGCGTCAAGTGCAGCAGCAACGGGGCCGTGGGCCGCTTCTGGGAGAGGCCAGGGGACCAAAAGAACTGCGTGGTCACGCCCCGCAAGAGCAAACACACCAGCTTCCGGAAGCGGCTCCTCAAGTTCATCCCAGGACTGAACCGctctctggaggaggaggagagccacCTGTAG